One window of the Amycolatopsis mediterranei genome contains the following:
- a CDS encoding ArsR/SmtB family transcription factor produces MVERPEKRVLTGADLKAFYKALANPVRRDILSYLGKHGEANSTSVAKALGESTGTTSYHLRKLADLELIEELENRGDGRERWWKSRSKDIYTPPGLDLAPDEREAMLKLGALKLSHDLGLVARAYAGYDSARGWNQIYRAGLHLTKEQVASFVEEYQNLVWKYVTEPGQHPEGSRSVAVRFIVVPDEEESVED; encoded by the coding sequence ATGGTCGAACGTCCCGAAAAGCGCGTCCTGACCGGCGCGGACCTCAAGGCCTTCTACAAGGCGCTGGCCAACCCCGTGCGCCGGGACATCCTCAGCTACCTGGGCAAACACGGCGAGGCGAACTCCACGAGCGTCGCGAAGGCACTGGGCGAGAGCACCGGGACGACCAGCTACCACCTCCGCAAGCTCGCCGACCTGGAGCTGATCGAGGAGCTCGAGAACCGCGGCGACGGCCGCGAGCGCTGGTGGAAGTCGCGGTCGAAGGACATCTACACCCCGCCCGGTCTCGACCTCGCGCCGGACGAGCGCGAAGCGATGCTGAAGCTCGGCGCGCTGAAGCTGAGTCACGACCTGGGCCTGGTCGCCCGGGCCTACGCGGGCTACGACAGCGCCCGCGGCTGGAACCAGATCTACCGCGCCGGGCTGCACCTGACGAAGGAGCAGGTCGCCTCCTTCGTCGAGGAGTACCAGAACCTGGTGTGGAAGTACGTCACCGAGCCGGGACAGCACCCCGAAGGCTCGCGGTCGGTGGCCGTCCGGTTCATCGTGGTGCCGGACGAGGAGGAGTCCGTTGAGGACTAG
- a CDS encoding alpha-ketoglutarate-dependent dioxygenase AlkB family protein: MDALLPRPRAEIAPGAVHLPGWLGFDEQRELVAACRGWPGYRHTRLPNGGVMSVKSVCLGRHWYPYGYSRTTGEGTPVLPFPDWLGDLGRRALTAAYGEPAEAYAPDVALVNFYDATAKMGLHQDKDERSLEPVVSVSLGDACVFRFGNTETRGRPYTDVELRSGDVFVFGGPSRLAYHGVPKTLPGTADPALGLAGRLNITLRVSGL, from the coding sequence ATGGACGCCCTCCTGCCGCGCCCGCGCGCCGAGATCGCGCCCGGCGCCGTGCACCTGCCCGGCTGGCTCGGCTTCGACGAACAGCGCGAGCTGGTCGCGGCCTGCCGCGGCTGGCCCGGCTACCGCCACACCCGGCTGCCCAACGGCGGCGTGATGTCGGTGAAGTCGGTCTGCCTCGGCCGGCACTGGTACCCGTACGGCTACTCGCGCACGACCGGCGAGGGGACGCCGGTGCTGCCGTTCCCGGACTGGCTCGGCGACCTCGGCCGCCGCGCGCTGACGGCCGCGTACGGCGAGCCGGCCGAGGCGTACGCGCCGGACGTCGCGCTGGTCAACTTCTACGACGCCACCGCCAAGATGGGGCTGCACCAGGACAAGGACGAGCGCAGCCTCGAGCCGGTGGTGTCGGTCAGCCTCGGTGACGCCTGCGTGTTCCGCTTCGGCAACACCGAAACCCGCGGCCGGCCGTACACCGACGTCGAGCTGCGTTCGGGTGACGTGTTCGTGTTCGGCGGCCCATCCCGACTGGCCTACCACGGCGTGCCGAAGACGCTGCCGGGCACGGCGGACCCGGCGCTGGGCCTGGCCGGGCGGCTGAACATCACGCTCCGGGTGTCCGGGCTCTAG
- a CDS encoding alcohol dehydrogenase catalytic domain-containing protein: MRAVVMEEFCVPPVVRNVPEPVAAPGGAVIEVDATGVCRSDWHTWQGHDAAVTLPHVAGHELAGRIVALGEGVRGWELGARVTVPFVCACGTCAQCARGDQQICDREFQPGATHWGSFAERVAIEHAETNLVALPDSLGAAEAAALGCRFGTAFRAVLRQGRVTAGQWVSVYGCGGVGISAVLLAVAAGAKVVAIDVSPAALQLAAKSGAAVTVDSSAFDGPEAVAAHVRELTGGGTYVSLDCLGSPSTCAASVGSLRKRGRHVQAGLMPPAQGLAPIPMHRVIGGELELVGIHGLQAHEYPELLRVVETAGIDLAALIGRRIGLDDVPAALAAMNDPVPAQAGVTVVTFGD, encoded by the coding sequence ATGCGAGCTGTGGTGATGGAGGAGTTCTGCGTCCCGCCCGTCGTGCGGAACGTGCCGGAGCCGGTGGCCGCGCCGGGCGGCGCGGTGATCGAGGTCGACGCCACCGGGGTCTGCCGCAGCGACTGGCACACCTGGCAGGGGCACGACGCCGCCGTCACGCTGCCGCACGTCGCCGGGCACGAGCTCGCCGGCCGGATCGTCGCGCTCGGCGAAGGCGTGCGCGGCTGGGAGCTCGGCGCGCGTGTCACCGTGCCTTTCGTCTGCGCCTGCGGCACGTGCGCCCAGTGCGCCCGCGGCGACCAGCAGATCTGCGACCGCGAGTTCCAGCCCGGCGCCACGCACTGGGGGTCGTTCGCCGAGCGCGTCGCCATCGAGCACGCGGAGACGAACCTGGTCGCGCTGCCGGACTCGCTCGGCGCCGCCGAGGCTGCCGCCCTCGGCTGCCGGTTCGGCACGGCGTTCCGCGCGGTGCTGCGGCAGGGCCGCGTCACCGCGGGTCAGTGGGTCTCGGTGTACGGCTGCGGCGGCGTCGGGATCTCCGCGGTGCTGCTGGCCGTCGCGGCGGGCGCGAAGGTCGTCGCCATCGACGTCTCGCCGGCCGCGCTCCAGCTTGCCGCGAAGTCGGGTGCCGCGGTCACGGTCGATTCCTCGGCGTTCGACGGGCCCGAAGCCGTCGCCGCGCACGTGCGCGAGCTGACCGGCGGCGGCACGTACGTCTCGCTCGACTGCCTCGGCTCGCCGTCGACCTGCGCGGCCTCGGTCGGCAGCCTGCGCAAGCGCGGCCGGCACGTCCAGGCCGGGCTGATGCCGCCCGCGCAGGGCCTCGCTCCGATCCCGATGCACCGCGTCATCGGCGGTGAGCTGGAGCTGGTCGGCATCCACGGGCTCCAGGCCCACGAGTACCCGGAGCTGCTGCGCGTGGTCGAGACGGCGGGCATCGACCTCGCCGCGCTGATCGGCCGGCGCATCGGGCTCGACGACGTCCCGGCCGCGCTGGCGGCGATGAACGACCCCGTGCCGGCCCAAGCGGGCGTCACCGTCGTGACGTTCGGTGACTGA
- a CDS encoding LLM class flavin-dependent oxidoreductase: MKPFRFGVVAGYSPNLTSWTAQAERVEKLGFDTLLATDPVGTADPFVLLGAAAAVTLDLTVGTFVLADPFRDARALGWQAQTLHRQTRGRFELGLGVGRPGAEAHAETLGREFPSPGERITRMAATIAHFKREADRPRLMLAGGGPKMLALAAQEADTVTFSWAPTTTEAEATSIVDRFRALAGPRLPEIELGLNLMALGTEPSPAIARWAGADVPELAAAGAVTVLPEDPGQATETLLRWREQWGISYVTINSGYAEPFAAIADEARKAGG, from the coding sequence ATGAAACCCTTCCGCTTCGGCGTCGTCGCCGGTTACTCGCCCAACCTCACCTCGTGGACCGCCCAAGCCGAGCGGGTCGAGAAGCTCGGGTTCGACACCCTGCTCGCCACCGATCCCGTCGGCACCGCCGATCCGTTCGTGCTGCTCGGGGCCGCCGCCGCGGTCACCCTGGATCTCACCGTCGGCACCTTCGTGCTCGCCGACCCCTTCCGCGACGCGCGAGCGCTCGGCTGGCAGGCGCAGACCCTCCACCGGCAGACCCGCGGCCGGTTCGAGCTCGGCCTCGGCGTCGGGCGGCCCGGGGCCGAAGCGCACGCGGAAACCCTCGGCCGGGAATTCCCCTCACCGGGTGAGCGCATCACACGGATGGCCGCCACCATCGCGCACTTCAAGCGCGAAGCGGACCGGCCCCGGTTGATGCTCGCCGGCGGGGGGCCGAAAATGCTGGCGCTCGCCGCGCAAGAAGCCGACACCGTCACGTTCAGCTGGGCGCCGACGACGACCGAAGCCGAAGCGACGTCCATTGTGGATCGATTTCGCGCACTCGCCGGGCCGCGGCTGCCGGAGATCGAGCTCGGCCTGAACCTGATGGCGCTCGGGACGGAACCGTCGCCCGCGATCGCGCGGTGGGCCGGGGCCGACGTGCCCGAACTCGCCGCGGCGGGGGCCGTCACCGTTCTGCCCGAGGATCCGGGGCAGGCCACGGAAACGCTTCTCCGGTGGCGAGAGCAGTGGGGGATTTCCTACGTCACGATCAACTCCGGCTACGCGGAACCGTTCGCCGCGATCGCCGACGAGGCGCGCAAGGCAGGTGGGTGA